The Equus asinus isolate D_3611 breed Donkey chromosome 4, EquAss-T2T_v2, whole genome shotgun sequence genome has a segment encoding these proteins:
- the PHOSPHO2 gene encoding pyridoxal phosphate phosphatase PHOSPHO2, with translation MKILLVFDFDHTIIDDNSDTRIVQCAPEKKLPIELQDSYEKGFWTKFMGRVFKYLGGEGVTEDEMKRAVTSMPLTPGMVELLNFIRKNKDKFECIIISDSNSVFINWVLEATNFRDVFDKVFTNPAAFDSNGLLTVENYHTHSCNRCPKNLCKNVVLVEFVDKQLQQGVNYARIVYIGDGGNDVCPVMFLKKNDVAMPRKGYTLQKTLSRMSQNLEPTESSVVVWSSGVEIISHLLFLIKE, from the coding sequence ATGAAAATTTTGCTGGTTTTTGACTTTGACCATACAATCATAGATGACAATAGTGACACCAGGATTGTACAGTGTGCTCCAGAGAAAAAGCTTCCTATCGAACTACAAGATTCTTATGAAAAGGGATTTTGGACAAAATTTATGGGCAGAGTCTTTAAGTATTTGGGAGGTGAAGGTGTAacagaagatgaaatgaaaagagCAGTGACATCAATGCCTCTCACTCCAGGGATGGTGGAACTTTTAAACTTTATAAGAAAGAACAAGGATAAATTTGAGTGCATTATTATTTCAGATTCAAATTCAGTCTTCATAAATTGGGTTTTAGAAGCTACCAATTTTCGAGATGTGTTTGATAAAGTATTTACAAATCCAGCAGCTTTTGATAGCAATGGTCTTCTCACTGTGGAAAATTATCATACTCATTCTTGTAATAGATGCccaaaaaatctttgcaaaaatgtAGTTTTGGTAGAATTTGTAGATAAACAGTTACAGCAGGGAGTGAATTATGCACGAATTGTTTATATAGGTGATGGTGGAAATGACGTCTGTCcagtaatgtttttaaagaagaatgatGTTGCCATGCCACGGAAAGGATATACTTTACAGAAAACTCTTTCCAGAATGTCTCAAAATCTTGAGCCTACAGAATCTTCTGTTGTAGTTTGGTCTTCAGGTGTTGAAATAATTtctcatttactatttctaataaAGGAGTAA